A section of the Microbulbifer pacificus genome encodes:
- a CDS encoding DEAD/DEAH box helicase, whose product MTAFTLNSIRAMVDDLTFERGEDYFLRGRVQEAIWDEQAQIYRGRVKGSARLVYRVELDMDHGRLVGLCSCPVGLNCKHAVATALELLQRDQKPAQLPETAPQQKTAAARTPEWQRWLEQLPPAPGPTPADLEHGQHYLLYVLEQNPQGRLQLATQRGYLKKDGSWSQLKHFAPDTARLGWNRPSHLLDEDVTILQLLPRINAAGQLGLVGEQGRQALVHLFSCGRFYFEDAPIQRGSARALNWTWQTRDDESLQLVAELEGIGSITQWKLIPVTPPCYLDTDTAEVGDITTALPTTQLAHLLEMPAVSAADVGLMSVQLRQLVPATQLPLPVEPRLQRVSEFTPHITLVGCDLGHYKLPALKLHFNYGGFSLAPPYSKQFEGKEATFTQGNTYYQITRDLEAEHRCCNQIHAQGLYLIAERLGGQEEVWVPDATAPEKIFDNWRELLSQQFPEWEKQGWVIDSDPSYQFELTRANVAIELSDSDSHWFEFGLNITLPDGRQLPIVTLVERWLEQDAPQQLTINIDGEWIGIDTGPLQNIRGLLLDLLREKRLGAPVRLPAFQAAQFEGAANLNGLRAPATRKLIELLHNFSGLEPVPAPKHLNATLRQYQQDGLNWLVFLQRHGFGGILADDMGLGKTLQTLALIQHMKEVGQLTRPALVIAPTSLTGNWSREAALFAPQLKVTLIHGPDRVPAFAEIDHSDLVITTYPLLVRDHERYQKKSFSLVVLDEAQAIKNPDTKIAECVRELRGDIRLCLSGTPLENHLGELWSLMDFALPGLLGERKTFQKAYRTPIENQGNHDRQQELAHKVRPFMLRRTKAEVVSELPPKTETIQYVELGSKQRALYESVRISLEKRIRDLVARQGMGKSHIEFLDALLKLRQTCIDPRLVKLDKAKGIHESAKLEWLAETLPQLLEEGRSILIFSQFTQVLKLIEEQLATQKINHAKLTGQTRKRQQVIDSFQNGEVHVFLISLKAGGAGLNLTAADVVIHMDPWWNPAVENQATDRAYRIGQDKPVFVYKLVAADTVEERIHQMQQKKQALADALFDATSAAALPSDNEQLLALLSD is encoded by the coding sequence TTGACCGCTTTCACCCTGAACAGCATCCGCGCCATGGTCGACGACCTCACGTTTGAACGCGGGGAAGACTACTTTCTGCGCGGGCGTGTGCAGGAAGCGATCTGGGATGAGCAAGCGCAAATTTATCGCGGTCGTGTGAAGGGCTCGGCGCGCCTTGTATACCGGGTAGAGCTGGATATGGACCACGGCCGCCTGGTAGGCCTCTGCTCCTGCCCGGTGGGGCTCAACTGCAAGCACGCTGTGGCCACTGCGCTCGAACTGTTGCAGAGGGATCAAAAGCCTGCGCAGCTGCCGGAAACAGCCCCCCAGCAGAAAACCGCGGCGGCCAGGACACCCGAGTGGCAGCGCTGGCTGGAACAACTGCCGCCGGCGCCGGGGCCCACCCCCGCGGATCTGGAACACGGTCAGCACTACCTGCTCTACGTGCTGGAACAAAACCCCCAGGGGCGCCTGCAGCTCGCCACCCAAAGGGGTTACCTGAAAAAGGACGGCAGCTGGAGTCAGCTGAAGCACTTCGCCCCGGATACGGCCCGGCTGGGCTGGAACCGACCCAGTCATCTGCTGGATGAAGACGTCACCATTCTGCAACTGCTGCCACGCATCAACGCTGCCGGGCAGCTGGGGCTCGTCGGTGAGCAGGGTCGGCAGGCGCTGGTTCACCTGTTCAGCTGCGGCCGCTTTTACTTTGAAGACGCACCGATCCAGCGCGGCTCAGCAAGGGCACTCAACTGGACGTGGCAGACGCGAGACGATGAAAGCCTACAGCTGGTGGCAGAACTGGAAGGCATCGGATCTATCACGCAATGGAAGCTGATCCCGGTCACTCCCCCCTGCTATCTGGACACGGACACGGCGGAAGTCGGCGACATAACCACCGCACTACCCACCACCCAGCTGGCTCATCTGCTGGAAATGCCCGCGGTGTCCGCGGCAGACGTGGGACTGATGTCGGTGCAACTGCGCCAGCTGGTTCCCGCTACACAACTGCCGCTGCCGGTGGAACCCAGGCTGCAGCGTGTGAGCGAGTTTACCCCGCACATTACCCTGGTGGGCTGCGACCTCGGCCACTACAAATTGCCCGCACTGAAGCTGCACTTCAATTACGGCGGGTTTTCCCTGGCGCCCCCTTACAGCAAACAGTTCGAGGGAAAAGAGGCGACCTTCACGCAAGGCAATACCTACTACCAGATCACCCGCGACCTGGAAGCGGAACACCGCTGTTGCAACCAGATTCACGCGCAGGGACTCTACCTGATCGCCGAGCGTCTCGGCGGCCAGGAAGAAGTGTGGGTACCCGACGCCACCGCGCCGGAAAAGATTTTCGACAACTGGCGGGAGCTGCTGAGCCAACAATTTCCAGAATGGGAAAAACAGGGCTGGGTAATCGACAGCGATCCCAGCTACCAGTTCGAACTGACCCGCGCGAATGTCGCCATTGAACTGTCCGACAGCGACAGCCATTGGTTCGAATTCGGACTCAATATCACGCTCCCGGATGGACGCCAGTTGCCCATAGTCACGCTGGTTGAGCGCTGGCTGGAGCAGGATGCGCCACAACAACTGACCATTAATATCGATGGCGAATGGATCGGCATCGATACGGGTCCGCTGCAAAATATTCGCGGCCTGTTGCTGGATTTACTGCGGGAAAAAAGGCTCGGCGCACCGGTGCGGCTGCCGGCATTCCAGGCCGCGCAGTTCGAAGGTGCGGCGAATCTGAACGGGCTTCGCGCCCCTGCCACCCGCAAACTGATCGAGTTGCTGCACAACTTTTCCGGGCTGGAGCCCGTGCCGGCCCCGAAGCATCTCAACGCGACCCTGCGCCAATACCAGCAGGACGGCCTCAACTGGCTGGTATTTTTGCAGCGTCACGGCTTTGGCGGCATTCTCGCCGACGACATGGGTCTCGGCAAAACCCTGCAGACCCTTGCGCTCATCCAGCACATGAAGGAGGTGGGACAACTGACAAGACCCGCGCTGGTGATCGCCCCGACGAGCCTCACCGGCAACTGGTCGCGTGAAGCGGCGCTATTCGCACCGCAGTTGAAAGTGACGCTGATTCATGGCCCGGACAGAGTCCCGGCGTTTGCCGAAATCGACCACAGCGACCTGGTGATTACCACCTATCCACTGCTGGTAAGGGATCATGAGCGCTATCAGAAGAAGTCGTTCAGCCTCGTCGTCCTCGACGAGGCACAGGCGATAAAAAACCCCGACACAAAAATCGCCGAATGCGTGCGCGAACTGCGCGGCGATATCCGCCTGTGCCTCTCCGGCACCCCGCTGGAAAATCACCTGGGGGAGCTCTGGTCGCTAATGGACTTCGCGCTGCCGGGACTACTGGGCGAACGTAAGACCTTCCAGAAGGCCTATCGCACCCCGATCGAAAACCAGGGCAACCACGACCGCCAGCAGGAGCTCGCACACAAGGTGCGGCCATTCATGCTGCGCCGCACCAAGGCCGAAGTGGTATCCGAGCTGCCGCCAAAGACCGAAACCATCCAGTATGTGGAACTCGGCAGCAAACAGCGCGCACTGTATGAAAGCGTGCGTATCAGCCTGGAAAAACGCATCCGCGATCTGGTGGCGCGCCAGGGCATGGGCAAAAGCCACATCGAATTTCTCGACGCGCTGTTGAAATTGCGCCAGACCTGTATCGATCCACGCCTGGTAAAGCTGGACAAGGCGAAAGGCATTCACGAGAGTGCGAAACTCGAATGGCTCGCGGAAACCCTGCCACAGTTACTGGAGGAAGGCCGCAGCATCCTGATTTTTTCCCAGTTCACCCAAGTGCTGAAGCTGATCGAGGAACAGCTCGCGACGCAGAAAATCAACCACGCCAAACTCACCGGGCAGACCCGCAAACGCCAGCAGGTCATCGACAGTTTCCAGAACGGTGAAGTGCACGTTTTCCTGATCAGCCTCAAGGCCGGCGGGGCCGGTCTCAACCTTACCGCTGCCGACGTGGTGATCCACATGGACCCCTGGTGGAATCCCGCCGTGGAAAACCAGGCCACCGACCGCGCCTATCGCATCGGCCAGGACAAGCCGGTGTTTGTGTATAAGTTAGTGGCAGCCGATACGGTGGAGGAGCGTATCCACCAGATGCAACAGAAGAAGCAGGCACTGGCGGATGCACTGTTTGATGCCACCAGCGCAGCAGCATTACCCTCGGATAACGAGCAGCTTCTGGCATTGCTTTCCGACTAG
- a CDS encoding tetratricopeptide repeat protein: MGSQACANCHADQATLWSGSHHEESMAHASAQSVKGNFENQTLHALGIEHRFYRQDDGFWVSTQGVDGGRAEFQVRYTFGTEPLQQYLVEMDGGRLQALPLAWDTAKNRWFHLQEHQVPQPGEWIHWTQGGMNWNSMCADCHSTGLKKNFDTKTGTYDTHWAEIDVGCEACHGPGSIHIAQVSEGKALSQNTLYMIRGEPAAQLVEGCGRCHARRQQLTPVFTHGSNTLLNHYLPMNLQAGPYHSDGQINEEVFVYGSFTQSKMYQMGVGCIDCHDPHSTRIKRPGNTLCTGCHAPQKYDTPEHHHHPMAATRQSDAYTTGSGNQCVDCHMPGQNYMTNDFRRDHSLRIPRPDLSVAFGIPNACNTCHEDKSPEWATRQIDHWYGSPRPAHFSETLARAIQAATEPTQITEPLAKLLDDRNQPAIARATAADLLAPLLNEPHAFEVLQQALTDTNPLVRTAAARAFYSVPMAYKQSRLIPLLSDPVAAVRITAVQSLVEMEDAQLLSLPSETQRHYRDALAEYQQSLEVNDDFVSSSHQRGLDLEKAGHFGAAIQAYEHALTIDDRANASRMNLAQIHYQYHQFDKSEELFRKVLSQEPDAAPTRYALGLLLAEMGKLEDAEKELENAALTGNNARIWYNLGVLRHQQRKWQDSEEAYHQALALEPTNVEYISALASLLIQRGKHSEAKKQLVIGLKSSPTDQRLLRLDGYLDSLKEG, translated from the coding sequence ATGGGCAGTCAAGCCTGTGCGAATTGTCATGCTGATCAAGCTACCTTGTGGAGTGGATCCCATCACGAGGAATCCATGGCGCACGCCTCGGCACAATCTGTAAAAGGGAATTTTGAAAACCAGACACTGCACGCACTGGGCATAGAGCACCGCTTCTACCGGCAGGACGATGGCTTCTGGGTATCAACACAAGGCGTCGATGGCGGTCGCGCAGAGTTCCAGGTGCGCTACACCTTCGGCACCGAGCCCTTGCAGCAGTACCTGGTGGAGATGGATGGCGGACGACTACAGGCCCTGCCACTGGCCTGGGATACGGCTAAAAACCGTTGGTTCCACTTGCAAGAGCATCAGGTGCCGCAGCCAGGCGAATGGATCCACTGGACTCAGGGCGGGATGAACTGGAACAGCATGTGCGCAGACTGTCATAGTACCGGGCTAAAAAAGAACTTTGATACCAAGACCGGAACGTACGATACCCATTGGGCAGAAATCGATGTGGGCTGCGAAGCCTGCCACGGCCCCGGCTCTATCCATATCGCACAGGTGAGCGAGGGTAAGGCATTAAGCCAGAATACTCTCTACATGATTCGCGGAGAACCGGCCGCCCAGCTGGTCGAAGGCTGTGGGCGCTGCCATGCCCGCCGGCAGCAGCTCACACCGGTCTTTACTCACGGTTCGAACACTTTGCTCAATCACTACCTGCCAATGAATCTTCAGGCCGGCCCCTACCACAGCGATGGGCAGATCAATGAAGAAGTGTTTGTTTACGGGTCCTTCACCCAGAGCAAGATGTATCAGATGGGCGTGGGCTGTATCGATTGTCACGATCCACACAGTACGCGCATCAAGCGCCCCGGTAATACCCTGTGTACTGGCTGCCACGCACCGCAAAAGTACGACACTCCCGAGCATCACCATCATCCGATGGCGGCCACACGGCAGTCAGACGCCTATACGACCGGGAGTGGCAACCAATGTGTCGACTGCCATATGCCCGGCCAAAATTATATGACCAATGATTTTCGCCGGGACCACAGCCTGCGCATCCCGCGCCCGGATCTGAGCGTGGCGTTCGGTATTCCCAACGCCTGCAACACCTGCCACGAGGACAAATCGCCTGAATGGGCAACGCGGCAGATCGATCACTGGTATGGCAGCCCGCGACCTGCACATTTTTCGGAGACCCTCGCACGGGCAATCCAAGCGGCAACGGAGCCCACACAAATAACGGAGCCTCTTGCAAAATTGCTCGACGACCGGAATCAACCCGCCATAGCCCGTGCCACCGCAGCGGATCTGCTGGCCCCCCTGCTCAACGAGCCACACGCGTTCGAAGTGCTGCAACAAGCGCTTACCGATACCAACCCACTGGTTCGCACAGCGGCCGCACGCGCGTTCTACAGTGTGCCCATGGCATACAAACAGTCGCGACTCATTCCGCTACTGAGTGATCCCGTTGCCGCCGTGCGCATCACTGCGGTACAGAGCCTAGTGGAAATGGAAGATGCGCAGCTCCTAAGCCTCCCCTCAGAAACCCAGCGCCATTACCGGGATGCGCTGGCGGAGTACCAGCAATCGCTGGAGGTTAACGATGATTTTGTCTCATCCAGCCACCAGCGGGGGCTTGATCTCGAAAAGGCCGGCCATTTCGGGGCCGCAATACAGGCTTATGAGCACGCCCTCACCATTGACGATCGCGCAAACGCCTCGCGTATGAACCTCGCCCAGATTCACTATCAGTACCATCAGTTCGATAAGTCGGAAGAGCTGTTTCGCAAAGTTCTGTCACAGGAACCGGATGCTGCTCCAACGCGCTACGCATTGGGCCTGTTACTGGCGGAGATGGGTAAGCTGGAAGACGCAGAAAAGGAACTGGAAAACGCCGCGCTGACAGGGAACAACGCGCGGATCTGGTACAACCTCGGAGTACTAAGACACCAGCAGAGAAAATGGCAAGATTCTGAAGAGGCCTACCACCAGGCACTGGCGCTTGAGCCGACCAATGTCGAGTACATAAGTGCCCTTGCCAGTCTATTGATCCAAAGGGGAAAGCATTCGGAGGCAAAAAAGCAGCTTGTAATTGGCCTTAAAAGCTCTCCGACGGACCAGCGGCTTTTACGTCTTGATGGGTATCTGGATTCTCTCAAAGAAGGCTAG
- a CDS encoding arylsulfatase produces MKFVSRMTAMIALALAIPALAQQQTGEPGSPSATTTIPGNQLPAPAPKFGGVIEEGALQSTPWWPPRVVPPKDAPNILLIMTDDAGFAVNSVFGGVIPTPSMERIAENGLRYNRIMSTALCSPTRAALITGRNHHSVGFGVIAEQATGFPGYDSIIGVDNATIGRILRDNGYATSWFGKNHNTPTYQASQVGPFTQWPTGMGFDYFYGFVGGDANQWGPNLFRNTTQIYPWIGHEGSLKMDRSDPKAKIWPVTGKEPTWNLVTAMADDAIDWMYRIHQSDPNQPIFLHYVPGATHAPHHPTREWVDKIHAMHLFDDGYEKLRERIFENQKKLGVIPPDQKLTPWPKDILPPWDSLSDDAKKLYIRQVEVFAAYAAYSDHEIGRVIQAFEELGKLDNTIVIYINGDNGTSAEGGPQGTFNEVAFFNSVAPSVDVQMKYHDAWGTEFTYNHMSAGWSWAFDTPFDWFKQNASRLGGVNQNMVISWPKRIKDKGALRGQFTHVIDVVPTLLEVIGIPAPEYVDGIKQKPLEGTSFAYTFDAKNAKAESRHKTQYFEMMGQWALYHDGWLLSTKVNRAPWDAFGEANTDPLNNQTFQLYNLNESWNQSEDVAARHPDKVKQMRQMFIDEAKKYQVFPMSASVAARVAAERPSLTAGRNELVYTRPMTGTPQGDAPFLLNTSYTITADITVPQGGAEGMIATSGGRFAGWGFYLLGGKPVFNWNLLNLEWVKWQAPQALAPGQHTIVFDFKYDGLGLGTIKYNSFAGVGKGGTGTLKVDGKVVATKRMEKTIPIILQWDESFDIGSDTITGIDDADYLPPFPLTATLNKLTINIDRPQLSPEDINKLEAGMKKAASGIQ; encoded by the coding sequence ATGAAGTTTGTGTCACGGATGACGGCAATGATCGCGCTCGCGCTCGCAATTCCTGCGCTGGCGCAGCAGCAGACCGGAGAGCCCGGTTCGCCGAGCGCGACCACGACGATTCCGGGCAACCAGTTACCCGCACCCGCGCCGAAATTCGGCGGCGTGATCGAGGAGGGCGCCCTGCAATCCACGCCCTGGTGGCCACCGCGCGTGGTGCCACCGAAGGATGCGCCCAACATCCTGCTGATCATGACCGATGATGCCGGCTTTGCCGTCAACAGTGTGTTTGGCGGTGTGATCCCGACGCCGTCGATGGAGCGTATCGCCGAAAACGGCCTGCGCTATAACCGGATCATGTCTACCGCCCTGTGCTCACCCACACGCGCCGCGCTGATTACCGGGCGCAATCATCACTCGGTGGGCTTCGGGGTGATCGCCGAGCAGGCCACCGGCTTTCCCGGCTACGACAGTATCATCGGCGTGGACAACGCGACCATCGGCCGCATCCTGCGCGACAACGGTTACGCCACCAGCTGGTTCGGCAAAAACCACAATACCCCCACTTACCAGGCCAGCCAGGTAGGGCCGTTCACCCAGTGGCCCACCGGCATGGGCTTTGACTACTTCTACGGTTTCGTCGGCGGCGACGCCAACCAATGGGGGCCGAACCTGTTCCGCAACACCACCCAGATCTATCCCTGGATCGGGCACGAGGGCAGCCTGAAAATGGACCGCTCCGATCCCAAGGCGAAGATCTGGCCGGTAACCGGCAAGGAGCCCACCTGGAACCTGGTAACGGCGATGGCCGACGATGCCATCGACTGGATGTACCGGATCCACCAGAGTGACCCCAACCAGCCGATCTTCCTGCATTACGTGCCCGGGGCAACCCACGCGCCGCATCACCCGACCAGGGAGTGGGTCGATAAAATTCACGCGATGCACCTGTTTGACGACGGCTACGAGAAGCTGCGCGAGCGCATCTTCGAGAACCAGAAGAAACTCGGCGTGATCCCGCCGGACCAGAAGCTCACTCCCTGGCCCAAGGACATCCTCCCCCCCTGGGACAGCCTCAGTGACGATGCCAAGAAACTCTACATCCGCCAGGTCGAGGTGTTTGCCGCCTACGCGGCCTACAGCGATCATGAGATAGGCCGCGTGATCCAGGCCTTCGAGGAGCTGGGCAAGCTCGACAACACCATCGTCATCTACATCAACGGCGACAACGGCACCAGCGCCGAGGGCGGGCCGCAAGGGACCTTCAATGAAGTGGCGTTCTTCAATAGCGTCGCGCCGTCAGTCGATGTGCAGATGAAATACCACGACGCCTGGGGCACCGAGTTTACCTACAACCACATGTCCGCAGGCTGGTCCTGGGCTTTCGACACCCCGTTCGACTGGTTCAAGCAGAACGCCTCGCGGCTCGGCGGCGTCAACCAGAACATGGTCATCTCGTGGCCGAAGCGCATCAAGGACAAGGGGGCGCTGCGCGGGCAGTTCACCCACGTCATCGATGTGGTGCCGACACTGCTGGAGGTCATCGGTATCCCCGCACCGGAGTATGTGGACGGCATCAAGCAGAAGCCTCTGGAGGGCACCAGTTTTGCCTATACCTTCGACGCGAAAAATGCCAAAGCCGAGTCGCGGCACAAAACCCAGTACTTCGAGATGATGGGGCAGTGGGCGCTCTACCATGATGGCTGGCTGCTCAGCACCAAGGTCAACCGGGCGCCCTGGGATGCCTTCGGCGAAGCCAATACCGACCCGCTCAACAATCAGACATTCCAGCTCTACAACCTCAACGAGAGCTGGAACCAGTCCGAAGATGTTGCCGCCAGGCACCCGGACAAGGTAAAGCAAATGCGGCAGATGTTTATCGACGAGGCCAAAAAGTATCAGGTGTTCCCGATGAGTGCCTCGGTGGCGGCCAGGGTTGCGGCCGAACGTCCGAGCCTTACCGCCGGACGCAACGAGCTGGTCTATACAAGGCCGATGACCGGTACCCCGCAGGGCGACGCGCCCTTCCTGCTCAATACCTCCTACACCATCACCGCGGACATCACGGTGCCGCAGGGCGGCGCCGAGGGCATGATCGCCACCTCCGGCGGGCGCTTCGCGGGCTGGGGTTTCTACCTGCTCGGCGGCAAGCCGGTGTTCAACTGGAACCTGCTTAACCTCGAGTGGGTGAAATGGCAGGCGCCGCAGGCGCTGGCGCCCGGACAGCACACCATCGTGTTTGACTTCAAATACGATGGCCTCGGCCTGGGCACGATCAAATACAACAGCTTTGCCGGTGTGGGTAAGGGCGGCACCGGCACCCTGAAAGTGGACGGCAAGGTGGTCGCCACCAAGCGGATGGAGAAGACGATCCCCATCATTCTGCAGTGGGACGAGAGCTTCGATATCGGCTCCGACACCATTACCGGCATCGACGACGCCGACTACCTGCCGCCGTTCCCGCTCACAGCCACGCTGAACAAACTGACGATCAATATCGACCGTCCGCAGTTGTCTCCGGAAGACATCAACAAGCTGGAAGCCGGAATGAAAAAGGCTGCCTCGGGCATTCAATAG
- a CDS encoding DUF3298 and DUF4163 domain-containing protein: MTLTACAKREPAGAAALASQMETMEWRAPDCEPADDCTSVTVDREVFSDRPALNEAVRLQLLEQLQGNGETTVAADTSLAQVAQAFIEDAGKVADISSARWQMTGDAKALARRGNLLTVQITSYVYSGGAHGMPVTRWLNWDLSENRRVVLEDVIKSGAEGKFWSLAQAAHQQWLETQNAQQDFRENWPFARSEDFRFTDKGLVLRYGVYTLGPYSMGEVELLIPREQLVEVVREDF; encoded by the coding sequence ATGACGCTGACTGCCTGTGCAAAGCGCGAACCCGCAGGTGCGGCAGCTCTTGCATCACAAATGGAAACCATGGAATGGCGCGCTCCGGATTGTGAGCCGGCGGATGATTGCACCTCGGTGACGGTCGATCGCGAGGTATTTAGCGATCGCCCCGCGCTGAACGAGGCGGTGCGCCTGCAGCTGCTGGAGCAACTGCAGGGCAACGGCGAAACCACTGTGGCGGCGGATACGAGCCTTGCGCAGGTAGCGCAGGCGTTTATCGAGGACGCCGGCAAGGTTGCAGATATTTCCAGTGCACGCTGGCAGATGACCGGTGATGCAAAGGCACTGGCGCGTCGCGGCAATCTGCTCACCGTGCAAATCACCAGTTATGTCTACAGCGGCGGCGCCCACGGCATGCCGGTAACCCGGTGGCTGAACTGGGACCTGTCGGAGAACAGGCGTGTCGTGCTGGAAGACGTGATCAAGTCGGGAGCGGAGGGAAAATTCTGGTCGCTGGCACAGGCGGCGCATCAGCAGTGGCTCGAAACGCAGAACGCGCAGCAAGACTTTCGGGAGAACTGGCCGTTCGCACGCAGCGAAGATTTCCGGTTCACGGATAAGGGACTGGTGCTGCGGTACGGTGTGTATACCCTGGGGCCCTATTCCATGGGCGAAGTGGAACTGCTGATACCCAGGGAGCAGCTGGTGGAAGTGGTTCGCGAAGACTTTTAA
- a CDS encoding tyrosine-type recombinase/integrase, with amino-acid sequence MTRQGYSSNTIEQYSGHIARFINYIYEAALHIPKASPEIIEQAIYSYRDYLLFGVDSSDWLARRVAIELKPKKTTSQRSLIPIGAAISYFLTLSDASAIANGIPPLLPRVTQPTFKHLSPYEKNRIKQSSMLSGVIRNGTKFTKKSDGLFRVPRGNRAAINARDPFPFDRARDLIVQTRSLRDRAFFSLLAASGCRQHEALQIRICDVDFNDFSVKLINPFSRKNTGLEQSEYEKLAWKGRATDQTFLIEPFKTLFFENLSKYLKRERNPYCRHDFIFQKDNGRPYFTSSRQSRAETFSRIKNEIGLGGKSNISVHSLRHMYGTYTLNYIPIGDDLGLNESIVRLLMGHSCITSTRLYARKDTDQIRSAIEYSNQLVSEHASRLSLSEIRINYHKMEIKRLLDLDSER; translated from the coding sequence ATGACGCGTCAAGGGTATTCGTCAAACACCATTGAACAATATAGCGGACATATTGCTCGTTTCATCAATTACATATATGAAGCCGCACTACATATTCCAAAAGCATCACCAGAAATAATCGAGCAAGCAATTTATAGCTATAGAGACTATTTGCTATTCGGCGTCGATTCTTCGGACTGGCTCGCAAGACGTGTTGCCATTGAACTGAAACCAAAGAAAACGACGAGCCAACGTTCACTCATTCCAATTGGGGCTGCAATCAGCTACTTCCTAACGCTATCTGACGCATCAGCAATTGCTAATGGTATTCCACCCCTACTACCCAGAGTCACGCAGCCGACATTCAAACATTTATCCCCCTACGAAAAGAACCGTATTAAGCAATCAAGCATGCTGTCTGGCGTCATAAGAAATGGGACGAAGTTTACGAAAAAATCCGATGGGTTATTTCGAGTCCCCAGGGGTAATCGAGCGGCAATCAATGCTCGAGATCCCTTTCCTTTCGATAGGGCGAGAGATCTGATAGTGCAAACTAGATCGCTTCGCGACCGCGCATTCTTCAGTTTGTTAGCCGCTTCAGGCTGCAGACAACATGAAGCGCTTCAAATACGAATCTGTGACGTTGACTTCAATGACTTTTCCGTAAAATTGATCAATCCTTTCTCTAGAAAAAATACCGGATTGGAACAAAGTGAGTATGAAAAGCTAGCATGGAAAGGTAGAGCAACTGATCAGACTTTCTTAATTGAACCATTTAAAACGCTGTTTTTTGAGAATTTAAGTAAATATCTCAAGCGCGAAAGAAATCCATATTGTCGACACGATTTTATTTTCCAAAAAGATAACGGAAGGCCTTACTTTACCAGTAGTAGGCAGTCACGAGCAGAGACGTTTTCCCGAATAAAAAATGAAATAGGCCTTGGTGGAAAAAGTAACATCTCTGTCCATTCACTGCGTCATATGTATGGAACATATACTTTGAACTACATTCCAATCGGTGACGATCTCGGTCTTAATGAATCTATAGTCCGCCTTCTTATGGGTCACTCATGTATTACTAGCACGAGACTGTATGCCAGAAAGGATACGGATCAAATACGATCTGCAATTGAGTATTCGAACCAACTAGTTTCCGAGCATGCCTCGAGACTATCTCTTAGTGAAATCAGAATAAACTATCACAAAATGGAGATAAAAAGATTGCTGGATTTAGATAGTGAACGTTAA